Proteins encoded together in one Chitinophaga lutea window:
- a CDS encoding SusC/RagA family TonB-linked outer membrane protein, producing the protein MRQLLLLSLACMMSVGAMAQQVIRGTVRDSVTQAPIPGATIKVINGTGGVMTNAKGEFELRVPAGAQVRISSIGFEPIVMTAATLVTKPIMLKVSPLALQSTVVVGYGTLQRRNVTNSISSVSSKKLAPENNIVSDIGKALQGRVAGVMVASSSGSPGNQPNILIRGVQSARAQDANPLLVIDGLVVEGNAIALNAINPQDVESVEVLKDAASAAIYGARGSTGVIIITTKKGKQNSKPAFAVNAYTGFNNAPTSRRMLTTPEYEEVFKEARNNRLKDIETTLANPGSLTPTQISQLQSEATRLKSQVDALKMENRSIDWIDKVKNKRAPVNNIQASMSGGGEKNNYYMSLGRYQEDATIGTGRFERYTGKVDITQQVNHWLKLSGNLNISQGVNKNNSYPIVSAFNARPDTPEEPIILPDGSLGYYVGRQQNPLGDMRENRNKRKTLTYFGNLAAELQLHRTLQFRSAFSLNKYNTNNTDFQSAYGYLGAFNKGYLKTSGSDNLSYNWDNYFTYNNRWKKLGINATAGYAFYSIDQSAFGYDLNGFPKVEGITGGAAAAAYGSVAAIASLNGNSTETSEAYFGRMGLDWDGKYMLNASIRTDGSSKLARGNRYSWFPSVSAGWDMSREDFLQALNWVQQLKLRASYGLSGNIRPLATYGAFDLMQATSYLGEPALKLRDIVSNPAVRWEQTRQVDAGIDVAMFANRLNLTVDYYNKISEGLLSSRFIPWEFGAQSIPFNVGDIRNRGVDIELSYGSRSNAALQWKVETNLNFNRNKVMSLSDSVINFGTFIFGGPGSKVKVGQPVGSVEVYQSLGVDPQTGDLVYQDINKDGVINTRDYVTVPIALPTFVGGFNFNIGYKNFTLEALFNFNAGSKVYDYYEQTLRNYDMDFFGVMPNKFNIVTSRWRKPGDVTDVPRAVVGAHGSGKTTDWNYRPSTQYIYDASYFRLRNLMLAYDVPSKLVKKAGMNKARLYASTQNVFTLTKYIGFDPEAAANSGIVSSNLPNPRAMVLGIDVSF; encoded by the coding sequence ATGAGGCAACTTTTATTATTATCCCTGGCCTGTATGATGAGTGTGGGCGCCATGGCCCAACAGGTGATCAGGGGAACTGTACGCGACTCGGTTACACAGGCGCCCATTCCCGGCGCCACGATCAAAGTCATTAACGGCACGGGTGGCGTGATGACCAACGCCAAAGGGGAATTCGAACTGAGAGTGCCGGCCGGCGCGCAGGTGCGCATTTCCTCCATCGGGTTCGAGCCCATTGTAATGACGGCGGCCACCCTCGTCACGAAGCCCATCATGCTGAAAGTCAGCCCGCTGGCCCTTCAATCGACGGTGGTAGTGGGGTACGGCACACTGCAGCGCCGCAATGTGACCAACAGTATTTCCTCGGTGAGCAGTAAAAAACTGGCGCCGGAAAACAATATCGTGAGCGACATCGGCAAGGCACTCCAGGGCCGAGTAGCCGGTGTGATGGTGGCCAGCAGCTCCGGCAGCCCCGGCAACCAGCCGAACATCCTCATCCGCGGCGTACAATCCGCCCGCGCACAGGATGCGAACCCGCTGCTGGTGATCGATGGCCTGGTGGTAGAAGGCAACGCCATCGCCCTGAACGCCATCAACCCGCAGGACGTTGAATCGGTAGAAGTATTGAAAGACGCAGCGTCCGCCGCCATCTACGGCGCACGCGGCTCCACGGGGGTGATCATCATCACCACCAAAAAAGGCAAACAGAACAGCAAACCCGCTTTCGCGGTGAACGCCTACACCGGTTTCAACAACGCGCCTACCAGCCGCCGGATGCTTACCACGCCGGAATATGAAGAAGTGTTCAAAGAAGCGCGCAACAATCGCCTCAAAGACATCGAAACAACCCTGGCCAACCCGGGCAGTCTCACCCCCACGCAAATCAGCCAGCTGCAGAGCGAAGCCACCCGCCTGAAAAGCCAGGTAGACGCGCTTAAAATGGAGAACCGCAGCATCGACTGGATAGACAAGGTGAAAAACAAAAGAGCACCGGTGAACAACATTCAGGCCAGCATGAGCGGGGGTGGGGAGAAGAACAATTATTATATGTCGCTCGGCCGCTACCAGGAAGACGCCACCATCGGCACCGGCCGCTTCGAAAGATATACGGGGAAGGTAGACATCACCCAGCAGGTGAACCACTGGTTGAAACTCTCCGGCAACCTGAATATTTCCCAGGGGGTGAATAAAAACAATTCCTATCCCATCGTGAGCGCCTTCAACGCCCGGCCCGACACGCCGGAAGAACCCATCATCCTGCCCGACGGCTCTCTTGGGTATTACGTGGGCCGCCAGCAGAACCCGCTCGGGGATATGCGCGAAAACCGCAACAAACGCAAAACGCTCACTTACTTCGGCAACCTCGCCGCGGAGCTCCAGCTGCATCGTACCTTGCAGTTCAGGTCCGCGTTTTCGCTGAATAAATACAATACCAATAACACCGATTTCCAGTCGGCTTATGGTTACCTCGGCGCCTTCAACAAAGGTTACCTGAAAACCTCCGGCAGCGATAATCTTTCCTATAACTGGGACAACTATTTCACCTACAACAACCGCTGGAAAAAACTCGGTATCAACGCTACGGCGGGTTACGCTTTTTACAGCATCGATCAGTCGGCGTTCGGGTACGACCTGAACGGCTTCCCCAAAGTAGAAGGCATCACCGGCGGCGCTGCCGCTGCGGCATACGGGAGCGTAGCCGCCATCGCCTCACTGAACGGCAACTCCACCGAAACTTCCGAAGCGTATTTCGGGAGGATGGGGCTCGACTGGGACGGCAAATACATGCTCAATGCGAGCATCCGTACGGACGGTTCGTCCAAACTGGCGAGGGGCAACCGGTATAGCTGGTTCCCGTCGGTGTCTGCAGGCTGGGATATGTCGCGCGAAGATTTTCTGCAGGCGCTCAACTGGGTGCAGCAGCTGAAGCTCCGCGCCAGTTACGGCCTGAGCGGCAACATCCGCCCGCTGGCCACCTACGGCGCGTTCGACCTGATGCAGGCCACCTCTTACCTCGGCGAGCCGGCGCTCAAGCTCCGCGACATCGTCAGCAACCCCGCCGTGCGCTGGGAACAGACCCGCCAGGTAGATGCAGGGATTGATGTGGCGATGTTCGCCAACCGCCTGAACCTGACGGTGGATTATTACAACAAAATCTCCGAAGGCCTGCTCAGCAGCCGTTTCATTCCCTGGGAATTCGGGGCGCAGAGCATTCCTTTCAACGTCGGGGATATCCGCAACCGCGGGGTCGACATCGAGCTCAGTTACGGCAGCCGGTCCAATGCGGCGCTGCAGTGGAAGGTGGAAACCAACCTGAACTTCAACCGCAACAAGGTGATGTCGCTCTCCGATTCCGTGATCAACTTCGGCACCTTCATTTTCGGCGGGCCGGGCTCCAAGGTGAAAGTGGGCCAGCCGGTAGGTTCGGTGGAAGTGTACCAGTCGCTGGGCGTGGATCCGCAAACCGGCGATCTTGTGTACCAGGATATCAATAAAGACGGAGTGATCAACACCAGGGATTACGTGACCGTTCCCATTGCCCTGCCCACATTCGTAGGCGGTTTCAACTTCAACATCGGCTATAAGAATTTCACGCTCGAAGCGCTGTTCAATTTCAATGCCGGCTCGAAAGTGTACGACTACTACGAACAGACGCTCCGCAATTATGATATGGACTTCTTCGGGGTGATGCCCAACAAGTTCAACATCGTGACCAGCCGCTGGCGCAAGCCGGGCGACGTGACCGACGTGCCGAGGGCCGTGGTGGGCGCGCACGGTTCCGGTAAAACCACCGACTGGAACTACCGCCCCAGCACCCAATACATCTACGACGCCTCTTATTTCCGCCTCCGGAACCTGATGCTGGCGTATGATGTGCCCAGCAAGCTGGTGAAAAAGGCCGGGATGAACAAAGCCCGGCTCTACGCTTCCACGCAAAACGTATTTACGCTCACGAAATACATTGGCTTTGATCCCGAAGCGGCTGCGAACAGCGGCATCGTATCGAGCAACCTGCCCAATCCGCGTGCGATGGTATTAGGCATTGATGTATCATTCTAA
- a CDS encoding histidine kinase, which produces MTDRGPYRYCAHLAIWMALVMLYIFPSLRVNWNSAFGMKWILIRYAVYGFINFHLFYLLVFAAMPLHRRKQHGKAVAAVSGLVIAFCLIKYGVGNIFPDEVLQKAVALIGLKKTYFTFFGYFRLCLQTGLAVTAVAYAYYIFLSWRSSDQKSRLLQKAATDAFRQYERMRFSSVLLLRKLRALETMLQDENKRDKEGVAAILQLSDLLRYMLYDKAAQQEKAPLEKELQYYTTYVQLHNQLFPQQTVQLHIEGDPQGLYIEPLLLQTATEKLLQEQNEAAPVTLRLQIAPDNLALSLPRQGSSQWQRIWAAWKGYQAMYRFKTPLYAEAV; this is translated from the coding sequence ATGACAGACCGCGGACCATACCGTTATTGTGCGCACCTGGCCATCTGGATGGCCCTGGTGATGCTCTACATTTTCCCCTCCCTGCGGGTGAACTGGAACAGTGCGTTCGGGATGAAATGGATACTGATCCGCTATGCCGTCTACGGTTTTATCAACTTCCACCTGTTTTACCTGCTGGTGTTCGCGGCGATGCCCCTGCACCGGAGAAAACAACACGGCAAAGCCGTTGCCGCAGTGTCGGGCCTCGTTATTGCCTTCTGCCTGATCAAATACGGCGTCGGGAATATCTTCCCCGATGAAGTGCTGCAAAAGGCTGTCGCGCTGATCGGCCTGAAGAAAACCTATTTCACTTTCTTCGGCTATTTCCGGCTATGCCTGCAAACCGGCCTCGCGGTTACCGCCGTGGCCTATGCGTATTATATATTCCTCAGCTGGCGCAGCAGCGACCAGAAAAGCCGCCTGCTGCAAAAGGCCGCCACAGACGCCTTCAGGCAGTACGAGCGCATGCGGTTTTCTTCCGTGCTGCTCCTGCGCAAGCTCCGCGCACTGGAAACCATGCTGCAGGATGAAAATAAACGGGACAAGGAAGGCGTAGCCGCCATTCTCCAGCTGTCGGACCTGCTGCGGTATATGCTGTACGACAAAGCCGCCCAGCAGGAAAAGGCGCCCCTGGAAAAAGAACTGCAATACTATACCACGTACGTGCAGCTGCACAACCAGCTGTTCCCCCAACAAACCGTACAGCTTCATATTGAAGGCGACCCGCAGGGTTTGTACATCGAGCCCCTGCTGCTGCAAACCGCTACTGAAAAGTTGCTGCAGGAGCAGAACGAAGCGGCGCCCGTAACGCTCCGCCTGCAGATCGCACCCGACAATCTCGCCCTCTCCCTGCCCCGGCAGGGCAGCAGCCAGTGGCAACGTATATGGGCCGCATGGAAAGGCTACCAGGCGATGTACCGTTTCAAAACCCCTTTATATGCAGAAGCGGTTTGA
- a CDS encoding sensor histidine kinase, producing MQKRFDMRRTLTEFFVLLVIWMVLMYGMSLLTTTAKLTPAVLRSMHIHQGVFGFLNFLLFYTATRWPLPQFLQHRRWPVLIGGLLLLMAAGICVKYFIAGTFFAEDILLQGKRNVVRIYSTFPRYAERTAWTNAFVLIAAAAYVLFFSWLQEDKRRQQLLQQKQEADFAFLKMQLNTHFLMNSLNSIYSLALVRSAEVVNATRTLTDILEYMVAQPAVTSYRSKLADEIRYLEDFIAMQRLRTGCADCVQLVVSGEVGDHEIAPLLLVPFVENAFKHGIANQPAKPVRITLHCGPELLEFSVHNAKAVQRKDKTGGIGLHNVRKRLDLIYEGGYALAVQETEQDYYCNLQIRW from the coding sequence ATGCAGAAGCGGTTTGACATGCGGCGCACCCTCACTGAATTTTTTGTGCTGCTGGTGATATGGATGGTGCTGATGTACGGGATGAGCCTGTTAACGACCACCGCGAAACTGACGCCGGCCGTGCTGCGCTCCATGCACATTCACCAGGGCGTTTTCGGTTTTTTGAATTTCCTGCTTTTTTACACCGCCACCCGGTGGCCCCTTCCGCAGTTCCTCCAACATCGCCGCTGGCCGGTGCTGATCGGCGGATTATTGCTGCTCATGGCTGCGGGCATCTGCGTGAAATATTTCATTGCCGGTACTTTCTTCGCGGAAGACATCCTGCTGCAGGGCAAACGGAATGTGGTGCGGATATACAGCACCTTCCCCAGGTATGCCGAAAGAACGGCCTGGACGAATGCATTTGTGCTGATCGCCGCCGCCGCGTATGTGCTGTTTTTCAGCTGGCTGCAGGAAGACAAACGCCGCCAGCAGCTGTTGCAACAAAAGCAGGAAGCCGATTTCGCTTTCCTGAAGATGCAGCTGAACACGCACTTTCTCATGAACAGCCTGAACAGCATCTACTCGCTGGCGCTGGTGCGCTCCGCCGAAGTGGTGAACGCCACCCGCACACTTACCGACATCCTGGAATACATGGTGGCGCAGCCCGCCGTGACCAGTTACCGCAGCAAGCTGGCGGATGAGATCAGGTACCTGGAAGACTTTATCGCCATGCAGCGCCTGCGCACCGGTTGTGCCGACTGCGTGCAGCTAGTGGTGTCCGGCGAGGTGGGCGACCATGAAATAGCGCCCCTGCTGCTGGTGCCATTCGTGGAAAACGCCTTCAAGCACGGCATCGCCAACCAGCCCGCCAAACCCGTCCGCATCACGCTGCATTGCGGCCCGGAACTGCTGGAATTCAGTGTGCATAATGCCAAAGCGGTGCAACGGAAAGACAAAACAGGCGGCATCGGCCTGCACAACGTGCGCAAGCGTCTCGACCTCATCTACGAAGGCGGCTATGCCCTCGCCGTGCAGGAGACGGAACAGGATTATTATTGTAATTTGCAGATACGCTGGTAA
- a CDS encoding ASCH domain-containing protein: MLIKEHHLKGMVEGKIKLAFRKWNRPTVKTGGRLTTQMGVLGIDAVDVVSARSITDAEAVQSGFPSKAALLAELNKHQGEKLYRIQLHYEGEDPRIALRENSEVSDTETAAILQKLHNIDARSEYGPWTKKVMGHILRHPEMKAGDMAIDLNMDKEWLKLNIRKLKALGLTESTSPGYRLSPRGEVLLEAFKRKG, translated from the coding sequence ATGCTGATCAAGGAACATCATCTAAAAGGCATGGTGGAAGGGAAAATCAAACTCGCCTTCCGCAAATGGAACCGGCCCACCGTCAAAACCGGCGGGCGGCTGACTACTCAAATGGGAGTGCTGGGCATCGACGCGGTAGACGTGGTGAGCGCCCGCAGTATCACCGATGCCGAAGCCGTTCAGTCCGGCTTCCCTTCCAAAGCCGCACTGCTGGCTGAACTGAATAAACACCAGGGCGAAAAGCTCTACCGCATACAGCTCCACTACGAAGGAGAAGACCCCCGCATCGCCCTACGCGAAAACAGCGAGGTATCCGACACCGAAACGGCGGCCATCCTCCAGAAACTGCACAACATCGACGCCCGCAGCGAATACGGGCCGTGGACCAAAAAAGTGATGGGCCACATTCTCCGCCACCCGGAAATGAAAGCCGGTGATATGGCCATCGATCTCAACATGGACAAGGAATGGCTGAAGCTCAACATCCGCAAACTCAAAGCGTTGGGGCTCACCGAAAGCACGAGCCCCGGTTACCGGCTCAGCCCGCGGGGAGAGGTGCTGCTGGAGGCGTTCAAAAGGAAGGGCTAG
- a CDS encoding LytR/AlgR family response regulator transcription factor produces the protein MAIQCIVVDDEPLSIQVITEFIRKTPELELLQSFSNPLQALAFLKQEPQVGLIFLDIQMPELTGIEFMQIRQGAADIIIVSAYDEYALDGFQYDATDYLLKPVSFERFAKAVQKVLQKNTQKEAAPTAALHNEFIFIRTDKRIVRVNLGDILYLEALRNYVAIQTRTQKILTLQNLRSFEEILSPQRFVRVHKSFIVAIDKIDSVERQRIFTGPHTVPIGDTYVKQFYEAIRMG, from the coding sequence ATGGCCATTCAATGTATTGTAGTAGACGACGAGCCGCTGTCCATCCAGGTGATCACGGAGTTCATCCGCAAAACGCCGGAACTGGAACTGCTGCAGAGTTTTTCCAACCCTTTGCAGGCGCTCGCGTTCCTGAAGCAGGAACCGCAGGTAGGCCTCATTTTCCTCGACATACAGATGCCGGAGCTCACCGGCATCGAATTCATGCAGATCAGGCAGGGCGCGGCCGATATCATCATCGTATCCGCGTACGACGAATACGCCCTCGACGGTTTCCAGTACGATGCCACCGACTACCTGCTCAAACCTGTTTCCTTCGAGCGTTTCGCCAAAGCGGTACAGAAAGTGCTGCAGAAAAACACACAGAAAGAAGCCGCTCCCACAGCGGCCTTACACAACGAATTCATCTTCATCCGCACAGACAAACGGATCGTACGGGTCAACCTCGGCGATATCCTCTACCTGGAAGCCCTCCGCAACTACGTGGCCATCCAGACGCGCACCCAGAAAATACTCACCCTGCAAAACCTCCGCAGCTTCGAGGAGATCTTATCGCCGCAGCGTTTCGTGCGCGTGCATAAATCGTTCATCGTGGCGATCGACAAGATAGACAGCGTGGAAAGGCAGCGCATCTTCACCGGCCCGCATACGGTGCCCATCGGCGACACTTACGTCAAACAGTTTTACGAAGCCATCCGCATGGGTTAA
- a CDS encoding M1 family metallopeptidase encodes MPAQQQHKRWLSVLMGCICLPAALSAQQSASKYNAYKAFEPLFYESEGNDIRTASGRPGNQYWQNSADYKIDVTFDETSENISGTVIITYKNNSPENLPFLWLQLDQNIYQPGSRGIAVTPVGGGRWANRNFNGGYTISGVSFLNAGKEQAAKHEITDTRMRVEMPQPLKANGGTVQLKVKFAFNIPQYGTDRMGILPTKNGKIYEIAQWYPRMCVFDNVLGWNTLPYLGQGEFYLEYGNIEYNITAPASHIVVGSGQLLNPAEVLTPQQLQRYKQAEQSDKTVMLRNVGEVTDAATRPRKDRLTWKFKCLNTRDVAWASSAAFVWDAARINLPGGKKALAMSAYPEESAGDSAWRRSTEFVKGCIEHYSEKWYPYTYPVAVNVAGIVGGMEYPGIVFCSARSQKAGLWGVTNHEFGHNWFPMIVGSNERRFAWMDEGFNTFINSLADQAFNKGEFYNKGRDRHAASRMMFFDSASAIMHRADVIRTSSLGLLAYYKPAMGLELLREEVLGEERFDKAFRYYIDNWAFKHPTQWDFFRAMENSSGESLDWFWRGWIIHNWKVDMGVQGVTYANDTTAIVAVECLEQCPMPLTVEIKTANGKTERVKLPVEVWQGGSIWRFRHPVPAGVKVESVVADPDKRLPDVNSTNNTWKQGV; translated from the coding sequence ATGCCTGCACAACAGCAACACAAGCGCTGGCTGTCCGTCCTGATGGGATGTATATGCCTGCCGGCGGCATTATCGGCGCAGCAGAGCGCATCGAAATACAATGCCTACAAAGCCTTTGAGCCCTTATTTTATGAATCGGAAGGAAACGATATCCGCACCGCCAGCGGAAGGCCGGGTAACCAGTACTGGCAGAATTCGGCTGACTACAAGATCGACGTGACGTTTGACGAAACTAGCGAAAACATCAGCGGCACGGTTATCATCACTTACAAAAACAACAGTCCGGAAAACCTCCCGTTCCTCTGGCTGCAGCTCGATCAGAACATTTACCAGCCCGGTTCCCGGGGTATTGCCGTAACCCCTGTGGGCGGCGGCCGCTGGGCTAACCGGAACTTCAACGGCGGTTACACCATCAGCGGAGTGTCGTTCCTGAACGCCGGTAAAGAACAGGCTGCCAAACACGAGATCACCGACACCCGCATGCGTGTTGAAATGCCGCAGCCGCTCAAAGCGAACGGCGGCACGGTGCAACTGAAAGTAAAATTCGCCTTCAATATCCCGCAATACGGTACAGACCGGATGGGCATCCTGCCGACCAAAAACGGCAAGATCTACGAGATCGCCCAATGGTATCCCCGGATGTGCGTGTTCGATAACGTACTGGGCTGGAATACCCTGCCGTACCTCGGTCAGGGCGAGTTCTACCTCGAATACGGCAATATCGAATACAACATTACCGCGCCGGCCAGCCACATCGTGGTAGGGTCCGGGCAACTGCTCAACCCGGCCGAAGTGCTGACGCCCCAACAGCTGCAGCGCTACAAACAGGCCGAACAAAGCGATAAAACGGTGATGCTCCGCAATGTGGGCGAAGTAACGGATGCGGCTACACGGCCGCGGAAAGACCGCCTCACCTGGAAATTCAAATGCCTCAACACCCGCGACGTGGCCTGGGCTTCCTCCGCCGCATTCGTGTGGGATGCCGCCCGCATCAACCTGCCCGGCGGTAAAAAAGCGCTGGCGATGAGCGCCTATCCTGAAGAAAGCGCGGGCGACTCCGCCTGGCGCCGCTCTACCGAGTTCGTGAAAGGCTGCATCGAGCACTATTCAGAAAAATGGTATCCTTATACCTACCCCGTAGCCGTGAATGTGGCCGGTATCGTAGGCGGCATGGAATACCCCGGGATCGTGTTCTGCTCCGCCCGCTCGCAAAAGGCCGGCCTGTGGGGTGTAACGAACCACGAGTTCGGGCATAACTGGTTCCCCATGATCGTGGGCAGCAACGAACGCCGCTTCGCCTGGATGGACGAAGGGTTCAACACCTTCATCAACAGCCTGGCCGATCAGGCCTTCAACAAAGGAGAGTTTTACAACAAAGGCCGGGATCGCCACGCCGCCAGCCGCATGATGTTCTTCGATTCCGCCAGCGCCATCATGCACCGCGCCGACGTGATCCGGACCAGCAGCCTGGGCCTGCTCGCATATTACAAACCCGCCATGGGCCTCGAGCTGCTGCGTGAGGAAGTGCTCGGGGAAGAGCGGTTCGATAAGGCATTCAGGTATTACATCGATAACTGGGCTTTCAAACATCCCACGCAGTGGGACTTTTTCCGCGCCATGGAAAACAGCAGCGGAGAGAGCCTCGACTGGTTCTGGCGCGGCTGGATCATCCACAACTGGAAAGTGGATATGGGCGTGCAGGGCGTCACCTACGCCAACGATACCACCGCCATCGTGGCCGTGGAATGCCTGGAACAATGCCCCATGCCGCTGACCGTGGAAATCAAAACCGCCAACGGCAAAACAGAGCGCGTGAAATTACCTGTGGAAGTATGGCAGGGCGGCTCCATCTGGCGTTTCCGCCACCCGGTGCCCGCCGGCGTAAAAGTGGAGAGCGTAGTGGCCGACCCCGACAAACGCCTGCCTGATGTGAACAGTACCAATAACACCTGGAAACAGGGCGTTTAA
- a CDS encoding ABC transporter permease: MFRNHFKIALRQLWKHRTYTAINLVGLAIGLAACWVILLYVGNEWSYDRFHRQSSRIYRTAVLASWPGSDLRLATSSAPFGPALKENYPEVENYTRVLTEGGGLLKAGDKRLQTDAVILADSTFFSIFTFPLLAGDPARALAAPDAVVVSESLARRLFGSPAAAMGQQVTWDLRQTSTVTGVMRDVPANSHMRFEAVRSLPGDMSSRWQTFDLYTYILLKPGAHVATLRNRLPDFYDRYMRAEMGEGVDFRMELQPVTDIHLHSTLDYELGPNGSARNTYLYTLIAVLILLIACINYMNISTARSSVRLKEVGVRKSLGSVKQQVAGLFLTESVLLTLMAAVLAIVLTSVVLPYFNVLAQTELSLWQYGMGYTLLVLGLFALLAGLLAGTYPAFFMSGFKTVNALKGKLTSRLGNASLRKGLVAFQFTVAIVLIAVSIVCWRQMRYLQEKDLGFQKDQVVTFHLHDRAVRNQIAAIKAELKKSPYIESVAATSNPIGRNNISSNGFKAEKDGKFEEASLITQNFKADEDFVATMGLQMAEGRNFRADQPGDRYNAILVNETMVKELGLQNPVGKRVQFTADTVRERRIIGVVKDFHIYSLQHRIAPVALMMAPEPSWEDNLYVRLQKGHIPEALQHIRQVYDQFEKNYPLEINFTDDDFARQYAAEQAQGRVFLIFTALAIFIACLGLFGLAAFTAEQRTREIGIRKVLGASVGDITGMLSRDFLRVVLLASVLAVPLAWWAMHRWLEDFAYRISLSWWMFALAGVLALLVAVGTVGYQALRAALNNPVNSLRSE, from the coding sequence ATGTTTCGCAATCATTTCAAAATAGCGCTTCGCCAGCTGTGGAAACACCGGACTTACACGGCCATCAACCTGGTTGGCCTGGCGATCGGCCTGGCTGCATGCTGGGTGATTTTGTTGTATGTGGGGAACGAATGGAGTTACGACCGCTTCCACCGGCAAAGCAGCCGCATCTACCGCACCGCCGTACTGGCATCGTGGCCGGGCAGCGACCTGCGCCTGGCCACTTCCTCGGCGCCATTCGGGCCCGCCTTGAAGGAAAATTACCCCGAGGTGGAAAACTACACCCGGGTGCTGACGGAAGGCGGCGGTTTGCTGAAAGCGGGCGATAAGCGCCTGCAGACCGATGCGGTGATCCTGGCCGACAGTACTTTCTTCAGCATATTCACGTTCCCGCTGCTGGCCGGCGATCCTGCCAGGGCGCTGGCGGCGCCGGACGCCGTGGTGGTGTCCGAGTCGCTGGCCCGCCGGCTTTTCGGTAGCCCGGCCGCGGCCATGGGGCAGCAGGTGACCTGGGATTTACGCCAAACGAGCACCGTTACGGGCGTTATGCGGGACGTGCCGGCCAACTCGCATATGCGGTTTGAAGCGGTGCGTTCGCTGCCGGGGGATATGAGCTCCCGCTGGCAAACTTTCGACCTTTATACCTACATCCTGCTCAAACCGGGCGCCCATGTGGCCACCCTGCGAAACCGCCTCCCCGATTTCTACGACCGGTACATGCGGGCGGAAATGGGCGAGGGGGTGGATTTCCGGATGGAACTGCAGCCCGTCACCGATATACACCTGCACTCCACGCTCGATTATGAGCTGGGCCCCAATGGCAGCGCGCGGAATACCTATCTGTATACGCTGATCGCCGTATTGATCCTGCTGATCGCCTGCATCAATTACATGAACATATCCACGGCACGTTCGTCTGTCCGGCTCAAGGAAGTGGGCGTGCGTAAATCGCTGGGCTCCGTCAAACAACAGGTGGCGGGCCTGTTTCTCACCGAATCCGTACTGCTTACGTTGATGGCGGCGGTGCTGGCCATTGTGCTCACGTCGGTAGTGCTGCCTTATTTCAACGTACTGGCACAAACCGAACTTTCGCTCTGGCAATACGGGATGGGATATACGTTACTGGTACTGGGGCTGTTTGCCTTGCTGGCGGGGCTGCTGGCAGGCACTTACCCGGCCTTTTTCATGTCGGGTTTTAAAACGGTGAACGCCCTCAAAGGAAAACTCACCAGCCGTTTGGGCAATGCCTCGCTCAGAAAAGGCCTGGTGGCGTTCCAGTTTACCGTGGCCATTGTGCTGATCGCCGTGTCGATCGTATGCTGGCGGCAGATGCGGTATTTGCAGGAGAAAGACCTCGGGTTTCAGAAAGACCAGGTGGTGACGTTTCATTTGCACGACCGTGCCGTGCGCAACCAGATCGCGGCCATCAAAGCGGAACTGAAAAAAAGCCCCTATATCGAAAGTGTAGCGGCTACCAGCAATCCCATCGGCCGTAACAACATCAGTTCCAACGGGTTCAAAGCAGAGAAAGACGGGAAGTTTGAAGAAGCCTCCCTCATCACCCAAAACTTCAAGGCGGACGAAGACTTTGTGGCCACGATGGGACTGCAAATGGCCGAGGGGCGCAATTTCAGGGCAGATCAACCGGGCGACCGGTACAACGCCATCCTCGTGAATGAAACGATGGTGAAGGAACTGGGCCTGCAAAACCCGGTCGGCAAAAGGGTGCAGTTCACGGCCGATACCGTGCGCGAACGGCGGATCATCGGGGTGGTGAAAGACTTCCACATCTATTCCCTGCAACACAGGATCGCGCCGGTGGCGCTGATGATGGCGCCAGAGCCGTCATGGGAAGACAACCTGTACGTGCGCCTGCAGAAAGGCCATATCCCCGAAGCGCTGCAGCACATCCGGCAGGTGTACGACCAGTTTGAAAAAAACTATCCCCTAGAAATAAATTTCACCGACGATGATTTTGCCCGTCAGTATGCGGCCGAGCAAGCGCAGGGGCGGGTGTTCCTCATTTTTACAGCGCTGGCCATTTTTATCGCCTGCCTCGGCCTGTTTGGGTTGGCGGCCTTTACCGCCGAGCAGCGTACCCGCGAAATAGGTATCCGCAAGGTGCTGGGGGCGTCGGTGGGCGATATCACCGGCATGTTGTCGCGCGACTTCCTGCGGGTGGTGCTGCTGGCCTCCGTACTGGCGGTGCCGTTAGCCTGGTGGGCGATGCACCGCTGGCTGGAAGATTTTGCTTACCGTATTTCCCTCAGCTGGTGGATGTTTGCGCTGGCCGGGGTGCTGGCGCTGCTGGTGGCAGTGGGCACGGTGGGCTACCAGGCGTTGCGGGCCGCACTCAACAATCCTGTCAACAGCCTGCGGTCGGAATAA